acaaaacacaataacaatactaaatactaaatatacagaggaaacaaaatatatacacaaggcagtaaCAAGATACAGAATAAAATAGGATCATTGACTCACTCAGTGGTAAAATGTATGTGCTCTCTGGATCAGACACTTGGCTAGTTAGTACTGTGGATACTTAAAATAGCTCACGGTGTCTTCATCCTGACTGAAGCTTTTCGGCAGTTgacagtgtttttcttttttcttttcattttgcaaAACGATGGTTTTGCCTCCAAAAAAAGTCTTTTTGAAAAGCTTGTCGCTGCTCGTGACCCCACCAGCTCGATGTGGAGCTTTGTCTTTCAGTAGCTGCTCACCCGGGATCACAtacagcactgacaaacaagcTAATGCTACTTTGACATGATATTGAAAGGCAGCTGACTGTCGTCtcgttttttattttcacaatatttatttatactccaACCTAACTTCACGTGCATTTGAATATCCGTCGACACGAATGTCAGCAAGTACATCGGTGGGTGACATTTTCAGTGGATGGGTGCGACAAAGCTGTGTGATTTGAGGTGATAGGAAAACAGAAGACACCTTCAGATGTTCTTCTTTCACCTCGTCTCCTCAAATAACAGATAATCCCATTTAGCAGCGCTCTAATATGATTGGCTGAGAGAATCAGGCCTTCGCTGCTGACACAGACACGCTCCCCCATCTTCTTCTTATGCGCCACTCAAGCAAATCAGATTCAGTTCATCAACTTGACCTTGAGCTCCACATAGAGTGCACGtgcgtgtgcgcatgtgtgtgtgtgtgtgtgtctacgcaTGTGTGTTTGACAGTATGTGCAGATCTCATAAATAATGCATTCAACCATCAAAGTCTTGAATAGTGTGAGAGGAACTGAATAAGAGAGGGAAGGTCATTTGTATTAGAAACATTCAGCTGTCTATTACCTTTCTTTTTGACATGCATGAATATACAGTAAACCAATTTCTCACCCCGCCACGTTTTTTTCCTGCCGTTAAATAAGCTGTATTGAGACAATGTCTACCTAGATATTCACACTAATCCGCTTTCCCACCACATTTTGGATTTAGAGAGGGGGGGATTTGCCTCCAGAACCTGGAGTGGTAAAGGAGGAGATAAGCGCAGTGTATCTGATCCTAAAGTTCAAGCACAGGGAGCGCCAGCTAAGGTTAGTCCTATTTCCTCCTTTCCCACCGAGACTTTGAAATTTAACAAAGATTTAGCAAAGCGCCATCAGAAGGGAAAGGATTAGAGAGATACCACCTTTTAACAGCAAAGAAATGTCCAAGTATCCAAAAACAGAATCTTGGTATAACTTTACTTCTGCTGTTAAAGTAACCGGAGATAAAAGAAAATTTAATTTGGCATGAGGTGAAAATACCTTAACCCAGGGATCGGTTTAATCTCTGAGATGATCTGCTTGTCTGACAGCATGCTGTGTGAGATGAGCAGTGTTGCAGCTCACAGTCAGCCCCTTAACAtcctattttattttaagtcagCTGACTTGATTGGCATGATGGAGAATTTCCCCCTAAAGTGCCTCTTTGTCTTTGCTGATTTTGACTCATCTCATATcatgtggagaagaagaaggctaaAGGCCAACCTGTCAGCCTTCCATTACCGGCTTTTATTAGCTTACATATTGAATGTCGTTCCGACTACAACAGCCTCACGGAGTATGCAGGGACAAAGTGTCGACACACTTCATTCAAACACCCAGCTCGACAGAGTTTATGTGACGCCGAGGAGCTTAATAGAGTCATTGTGGTTCGAGAGGACATCGCGGTTTCTCTAGAGCGGCTCACAAAGCATGCGATGAGATCATTGCTCAATATAACTCGACGCTTTGTCTCTTTTAgcatcctctttttttcttcatttcttttcaaCATTTAAACGAAGACAATCTGGATGCGCTAATATGATTTTTGTGAAACTAGACCAAGTTTGTTTTGGTTTGGCAGTTAGAGGAGGTTCTGGAGGGCTTTTATTCTGGGACGTGGATGGGAGTCTTTTGACAAAGAGGCTGAGCGGATAGTGAGTCATTGCATTCAATAGCAGTGTTGACACTGAATGTGTTGAAGATATTCCAGTATAAGATCATAAACTGATCCCAAAATAGGGATGCACCCATCACACGTATTCACTCCTGATGCAGAAAGCTGGGTTTTGGGTGTCGGCCGATAATGAGTGTTTCATTAATACGCTGTGTGCAGCTGGAAGTAATCATTCTGTGTGAGACAACATCCGGCTTGACTGAAACATCGCTTTCCTAACCTTGTAAAACTAAatgttacaaatatatatatttttttataaatgtaaaaatatttataaatgtattgaaatgtaaaacaaataaaaaatgtaaataaataaattctagACCTGGTAAACAAAATCTCCAAAATTACAAATCAAGTGTATACCTTTTTAATGCAGCCACAAATTGGTCAAAACTTAAACAGAGATTCAAATTCCATTAAGTGATGTTTATAAATGAAGAATTGCACTGAGCAGCCCCATTGTCCCTGATACCCGAGCCAGGTATATCAGTCAGTATCGGCCTGACATCTGATATTGGTGGTGGTGTCGTGCCTCTCAATCCTGAATCCTGTCTGCAGTAGGGTGCGAGAAATTGATGCATATGAACATCACACCTCATCCTGATGTTCACCGTTTGAGCAGGCTCATTGTTTTGCTGACTAAATCCGAAGAAAAGGAGCCTATCGATGAACGCCATTTGTCAGCTGCCAACTCAGATTCCTAATTGGCCCTTTTTTAATCCCTGTGGCGGTGTCTTCTTACATCAGCAGCTGACAGGAAAGAAACGTGGATGCGAACTGTTTCCGAGCAACGCAGTtaagataaaaacacacaccgCATACTGTCCGTATGTATGTATGGCGAGTGGCGATTCAAGTTCAGTGTAACACTTGAGCTAGGATACGAGCCACTACTGTACATGACCAtgaccatacacacacacacacacacacacacacacacactataatccGCAGATTCAAACACACATGAGAAGTAATTGCTCAACCACTCATGCGTGAGACCCGAAAATGGAACAAAGCAATTATTTATATCCACACGCGCGGATAAAGGGAGACCCACTGTATGTGCTCTTTAGCTCTCTTTCGAACCATCTTCCTCtcacgcatacaaacaaacaaacaaacaaaggagtGCATCATGGTCGGGTGGATTTTGCTTTGTCAGCCTCTCTGTGCTCGTCCAATGCTGATACAGCAATATCACTGTTTACTTTGGATTTATTTCAGCTTTTCAGTCTCATCCGTCTCTTTCACTCGAATCAGAGTGGCTCATTAATGTGCCTGATCTAttgtcatatttattttctatgcCATATTTGGTGCTGAGCCCTGATTGCTGGGGCGTGGTCGATACAATACATCAGAAGTCTCTCGTGGCGGCCATCTTCTTTGTCTCCTCAGCCCGGTTGTTTGGCTGCGTATTTATTACAAGCTATGGATGTGCAACATCGAACAAAGAATGAAGTATGAGTAACTCATTCATATTAAAGCTGCTTACCCAGTGCATATGACAAAGTGCCCAACACATCCTCCTGTTGGTGTCCATATGGACTGTGTGTGCCCCTAAAGTTCAAATGAAATATCTCTCGATGGCGCCTCAAATCTTTGCATGAAGCATTAATACGTTTAGTTTCTCGTCCATGTAAATGACCAATCAAATCTCGGCTTTTTAACCATATTTGCAATATTGCGgcatacattttaataaattgTTCTGAAGGTCAGCGCGTTACCATCTACTGCTGTAGCGTTTCCAATATTCGGAGTTGGCTAATAGACCGAAACACTTGGTGGTAATTCCCAAGTCGAGTACCATTCAAGTTTAGAGAATTAGCACCACCAAATGTGTATAGATCGATAAACCATAAAGCAGAAGAAGAGGCTGCAATGAGATGACGTAATTAATAAAGTGTCAATGGTTTGAGAATTAGTATTATGTATTTAACAGATGAGATTTGCTCTTCCTTCAGATCTTTTGTtggaaaaagtaaaagaaataaGGGATGGCAACTTTAAATTACTACTTGctaattagaattttttttatatattatgatTTTAAAAGATATGTCATAGtcatcagtatatatatatatatatatatgaatatatataaatacttatgAACAAGAGCTCCTAAAATGGGAACTCGTGATTGCACCTCGGTCCCGTCTTTTAGAGCCTGCAGTTATCCTGattgctttttatttcttttactaccctttcttttcctccttcgtTGCTCTTGCACTCATCCCGTCCCACTTCATTCTCTCCTGTCTTTTAACTCTCCCCATTTTGCggcactttgttttctttatgttgATGAGTGTAAAATAGGAACGAAACCGGGGGCAGCTGCAGACTGAAGGAGGACgccgtctttctttctttctctcctcagaTACCCCTTGTCTGCCGTCAACTCTCCCATTCATTCTTTATcactcttttcctttccttccctccttccatgTATTCATCCgtcacactctctccctctctgctacCACAGGAGCCGCTTGGTAATCCCACTAACTGGAACAGCTCAGCTAATACAGTCGGACTCAATAGCTTCTGACAGATTCTCTCCCTCGCCTCATGCTCTTGTTTTTTCTAAGTATGTCTTGTTTTGTCACCAAATGTTGCGGTACACTGACTCTCGTATCTCCCGTTTCCtcattttctctcctctttttttcccctccactaCTTATCTGCTCCCGTGTTTGCCAAAATCCTTCAGACCTTTGgcgtttctcttttctcttgatgCTTGTGGACAGCTCATTCGGGTTTTGCCAAGCTCGGCATTTTTTCTGGTATCACAAGGCATTATTTCACGGGATGTGCAGCTCCTGCAGCGACAGTAAGAAGGCCTGCGTACGACATATTCCAGGGCGTGTGCCCTGTTGTGTGAAAGTCATATTCATAGCGTCCGTCGCTTGACCTCCAGTTAGCAAACTATCCGAGCTGAACAGCTTCCACTGTGGACACCAAGGTCAGGTCTTCAGGGCTGTTTGtggaaatggggggggggggggggtgttaatgATTAATGAATGAGTTTAGATTCCATAAAGACGTAAGCATTACAAACGGtgatgaattcaatttaaattgcAGATATATTTCCAGCATACTTAGGAGAAACAAACGGCATGTAGATCTTGTTTAGACATCAATTTAACAGAACACATTATGAGCTCCAAGAAATACATCAATTTGTGAAATACATCTTCATAAAATGTTTTGGGTTGTTAGTCAAAACAAGTAAACCGTTATATGGTTTTAAAGGCTGCCAACATCCACTGTGAAACATATATCTTCAATAATAAAAAGCAGATATTGTATTCTACATACTAGCTTAAGAGGGAAATCTATTAATAACTCACTCacctttaacaaaataaaacacaacttAAACACAACGCAACTAAATGAGCACGCAAGTCGTATCACTAGAAACACACTGAACAAGCAGGGGAATAATAAATAGATAATGATAATGTTAATAAATGCcatgaaattaaaaaataaatgtgatgaaATTAAAATGTAGCCTGTCCCCAATTGCAACAACACTGCAAGGCAGCCCATCTTAATATCATAGCGCTGTGGGGAATATAAAGAAAACAGATTGGGCAAACTAAAATAACGATGTACGTGTCACAGGAAGAAGACAACCAAGTGATTTCAGCAACAAGATGTGAAAATAGCAATTTCCACACGTCCTTGGGGAACAAGGAATTTGATAATTTCTTTGGAATGAAAATGGACAAAGTTATGAAACTTGACATCAAACTATATTTAATTGTTGGCCCAGTGCAGCAGTTTTCCTCAGGCTTGAGATTTGTAAACTGATGCAATAAGTCACAGAAGTCCATGATGTCATCCGACTTCTCTTCTGCATCGTGGTCCCCGAGGCCGCTTGTCCTTATGTCTCATACTTttatctttttctctctctttctcaggaGGTCCTCCTGATGTGGGCAAGATGCTGGgtggggaggagaagaaggaggaggacccCGACGCAgcccagaaggaggaggagcgacagGAGGCTCTGAGGCagcaggaggacgagaggaagggCAAATATGCCAAGATGGAGGCTGAGAGGGAAAGCATGAGGCAAGGCATCAGAGATAAGGTATAATGGCCGTATGCTGTATAATAACCTCATGACTGATTTAAATACTAATGAGGTTGTCTTAAGTGTCTCTTAGTCCGGAAAACAACCACTAAACTGTAAAATGGCGTAAAATCCATGTGGGAATTGACTTTGGATGCTATCCTGTCCTTTTATGTTCCAGCTTTTAAGGGTTTCTCATCTTGGCTGCCTGACAgcaaagtcctgtgtttgaaaTAGAATACCACCAGACTATTTTTGTTTGCTTTCATGTAATGTTAAAATAGATCAGTAGGAGACCAGGAAGAAGAAATGAGGAACCATGAAGAAGAAATTAGAATTTAAAAGGTTGGCTCAGCGAGGACTGCATTACCAAAACAGCTCAAATCTGAATTATTGTTCAGGAAACGGATCCAATTGTTCAGCACGACCGTAACAACATCATGTCAAATGTCCAATATGATCTTTCACTGTGTaggttttgtatttgtttttttcttcttttgcatTTCCTGTCAAAAACAATTACGTCCCGTAATGACTTTTCCATCCTGAACCAGCGCTCGTATGATTTTAATGTCTACAGTAAGTGTAGGTAGACAGGCAGTCTGTGGCTGGGGCCGGTCTGAGGGGAATGCTGTGATTCAGCGGGATAAAAAGCAGCACTCTTCCCCtggctcctcacctcctcaatTCCATTCAACTATATCCCCGAGGGGAATATAGAGCAAGGAACGGCTCCCAGAGTGCTCGTTACTCAGTGGTTCCTCTCAGCTTCCTCCGCAGCCTTGTCCCGTTGTGCCACATAGTGCGAGAAACGTCCTTATTGTGGCTGTTTCATCTAGATGTTGGGGAATAGAATGACGTTATTAACCGTTTCGGGTGGCGTCAGTTTCCAAAGCTGGTGGGATTTTTGTGCCTTTTTCGAACAAATATATTGCAAGTTTCATTTAAACGTGCACTGAAAAGCAGCAACCCATCCACCCGATTTCGACATATTCCATAGCTTTGCTGAAAGACAGACGGGAACAAGAGGAAGACAACGATGAAGGGTTAGCAGCTGCTCAAATTACAGGAAAACAGGAAAAGGCTCCACGAGATGAGTGTATCTTAACGTTCAGTCGGATATGAACGGATGAGTAGCAGTGCATGAGCATAATGTCGTATTCATATTTTAATGGAGTTATCATAATTACGATTTACCACCTCACATCCACAAATGAGTCCCAAATGAGTGGCTATTACAAGCACAACAAAAagctaatttaattaaatacatttattaaatttaGCTTTACATGGTTAATATGCAGTATTTTTTAACCatgcattaacacacacacacacacacacacacgtacacaattCAATCCGTATTAGATCCCATGCTCACGAGGCTTCAAGCAGACATGTTGGACTCAGCAGGAATGGGTGTCAAGTTTTTCGAGGGCAGAGGGCGACTCAATTCCTACAGCTGCAATCAAAGATGTTTTTGGCCTCTTGAACCCCGCAGCAGCAGCTAAAGCATCAAAGGAACCGCACTGGGACGCACGGCAGTTGTTGGCGCAGTGACCATAGTAGAAACAAAAGGTCACGTGACTCACAAAATAGAagggagaaaaataagaaaaatattgAAGACATTCAGAAATAACATATCTAGAAGAACCAATCACCAAATCACGAAATGTAAAATTTACAAAGGAAGATGAATCAGCTTTAAAGAAAACATGACTGACATTTGTGTTACTGCATTGTAGATGTGCATTTCCTTTGCACCCTTCATTCTTTTTAACTTTGACATATTATTTCTGTGTTGGGCCAACAGTACGGCTTGAAAAAGCGCGAGGAGGCCGAGGCCGAGGCAGCCGCCGCCGCAGAGGAGTCTGCAGAGGGCAGCTTGACCCGACCCAAGAAGCTCGTGCCGGCCGGCTgcggcgacgaggaggaggaggagagcatcatGGACACAGTGATGAAGTACCTGCCGGGCCCACTGCAAGACTTGCTGAAGAAGTAGGCTGGCTCGCTAGCTCATGCTAACGTTATCTAGCTCAGTTTATAGGCTACATTCACAAAGTTGGCTCAGATCCAGGGTCCCACCCTCCGAccccacccacctacccacaTCATGACGGATGTGAACATTGCTTCGTGGGCtatgttaaaaaacaacagGAAATTTGATGGTGGGGAAAGGAGTCAGGTGTGGAGCAGCAGTGTGAATGGCAGCCATTAGACTAAGCTAGGCTGACCCGAGGGTCAAGGCGAACGTTAGCTGCGTTAACCTCGAGAAGCTGACCGCAAGCAGAGAGGCTAAAAAACACAATGTTAGATGGTTTAGCCTTCTAGTCTGAGACGTTTTAAACTCCCCTTTCGCTCCTCTGCTGAGCTCTCTTGCAGCACTGAAAAATAGTCCCCTAGTCCACCATGGCGTTCACTCAatttgtacataaataaatgaatacattacaAGCCTGAAGGTGGGCAAACaatcataatatattatatacaaatgATTATATtaactgtgtgtctgtctcttggagaaaaaaaaaggaaaaaaaagatgtgataACTTGATAAGccatattttaaaaaggaaatgtaGAGACTTCTGTCGTGTGCTCCTAAAGCTTCTGTTCTGTGTTGTTGGACCATGTCTGAAACttatgtaaacatttttttgcaCACAGTGTGACACTTCCTCCGTCAGATCGATTGTCTATCTCCCATACACATAAGTGTAATAACATTCATGTAGTGTAGTGTTTAAAAATGTTTGTACTCCCCTTGTTCAGTGCGTCTCCTTCTTACGTCGTGCATGCCATTTGTCTCGACACGTTTGTTGTGTGAATATCTACaagctcacccccccccccccgccccttctttcttctcttctttatcATGCAAAAAATATTAAGGCAATAACTCCTAAGTTTGAGTGTGTTTTCACTTCCATGCAGATATAATCGTTAATAATATCAgtaatggaaaaaaatatgtgTAAGCATTCAGGAAATTTCATTTACAGGTTTGcagggttttcttttttgttgtctcaTTGTTTTTCGATAAAGAATGACCGTGTAGCCGTTCATACAACAGCCAAAACCTTAAGCTTTCAGCCATAAAACCAGAacctacaatatatatatgatatagatatatactatTACTATCAGGATCTATATTAGGGAGAGATTTCTGAATGAATCTGTATGAATAAAGAGGCAACATGAGTTTTATAATAAGCAGTATAAACTTGAAGGTGGACTACAAGTCTGGGTTTTGCATCATGTGAAgaatgacaccaccctccttctaacacactcacacacacacacacacacacacacacacacacacacacacacacacacacatgcagtgagTTTGGCTCCTGGTTCAGTTACACAGAAAACCCAGAAACGAAGGGATGCTTGATTCAGTTCTTCTTGTTGGTTTCGATGTGCGAATGAGCCGCGTGGAATACCATTGAGCAATAAAGGATTACCATGTATGTTTCTGCCTGAGATTCAATAAAAACTTAAAACCTTGTTCACAGACATTAAACATGCGTCGTCTTCTGTCCTCTGGGATGTGCGGTTGGCTTCAGAACAGAGGTGAAGTCGAGATGGGATCACACCAGCCTTCATTTTCATCTCAACTACACACCTATAAAGTGTCATATATATTCGGCAAGGTTGAGATGTTATCTggcgacacacagacagaaatagAAACAACTGGCAGGCGGGAAGCTGCTTCTGTATAGAAGGTGTCTCCAGTACCACATGGTGCCAGGATGACTCACTCACAAGGTGAATCTTAATTTTGTATATTTGAAACCACACATATTGCTTTATAGGTATTGTTATTGTCTTCTATTGTCAAGTAATCTGGTTAATTTTGTagacaaataaatgtttaaatgaattCCTAAGTAAATTTGAAACACCAACGTATGGTTTAgttgttatgtaatgtaatgtaggttgactgtgggtcagcaggtccgtctttcaatcaggggattggcggttcaatccccgccttagtcgatgtgtccttgagcaagacacttaaccctgaattgctcccggtagctgtgtgtatgaatgtaacatgattgtaagtcactttggataaaagcatcagctaaattaaatataataataatgtaatttgtTACACTTCAAGtgttaaaggacccatattatgcccatttttccacaagttgatatggttccttggggtcttaatgaaatgtttgtaacatattttggtcaaaataccacaagaatcatttcaaacagcaccctttttaccctgtcaaaaac
The nucleotide sequence above comes from Pseudoliparis swirei isolate HS2019 ecotype Mariana Trench chromosome 24, NWPU_hadal_v1, whole genome shotgun sequence. Encoded proteins:
- the cplx2a gene encoding complexin 2, like, encoding MNFVMKAAMGGGPPDVGKMLGGEEKKEEDPDAAQKEEERQEALRQQEDERKGKYAKMEAERESMRQGIRDKYGLKKREEAEAEAAAAAEESAEGSLTRPKKLVPAGCGDEEEEESIMDTVMKYLPGPLQDLLKK